One segment of Methanoculleus taiwanensis DNA contains the following:
- a CDS encoding CDP-2,3-bis-(O-geranylgeranyl)-sn-glycerol synthase produces the protein MIPAYVPNSAAALFGGGRPIDFGKTFSDGRRIFGDGKTYRGFIGGVTAGVLAGVAEILLRNLAGWTFLPELTPLSVVLLAAGALLGDLAKSFIKRRLGKDRGEKWPVADQYDLVVGAFVLVLIGNPAWFFETITPAIAIWILILTPLLHRLANIIGYLTGVKDVPW, from the coding sequence ATGATTCCGGCATACGTGCCAAACTCCGCTGCCGCTCTCTTCGGGGGCGGCAGGCCGATTGACTTCGGAAAGACATTTTCCGACGGCAGGAGAATATTTGGCGATGGAAAGACCTACCGCGGTTTCATCGGCGGGGTGACCGCCGGAGTGCTCGCAGGAGTCGCCGAGATCCTGCTTCGTAATCTCGCGGGCTGGACGTTCCTCCCGGAGCTGACACCCCTCTCGGTCGTGCTGCTTGCCGCAGGAGCTCTCCTCGGCGATCTCGCCAAGAGTTTCATCAAGCGGCGCCTCGGCAAAGACCGGGGAGAGAAGTGGCCGGTCGCCGACCAGTACGATCTGGTGGTCGGGGCGTTTGTTCTCGTCCTTATAGGGAATCCTGCGTGGTTTTTTGAGACCATAACCCCGGCAATCGCGATATGGATTCTCATTCTGACACCCCTGCTCCACCGGCTCGCAAACATTATAGGATATCTTACAGGAGTGAAGGACGTACCATGGTAA